A window of the Zeugodacus cucurbitae isolate PBARC_wt_2022May chromosome 4, idZeuCucr1.2, whole genome shotgun sequence genome harbors these coding sequences:
- the LOC105221036 gene encoding homeobox protein caupolican isoform X1, translating to MSYNVPQQKVTLQPTTTAGSFMNAVSTRPTASPTAATAQPVAPIQQHPTNLSTNATHNVATAAAANAPQPTLTASVASAVAAAAAAAAAAAAAAAGAVPPTSTSINNNNNNSHINSNVVPLTKGITSTVATPLTITSAAAAAAAAAAAAAHHHHNNSVNSSPMAVTSSVPPGARSISPCSAAATPYGSSSIPGGASLSASGPGSGVTVSVIGPPGSGPPGLPPSLAGGPPGAPGGVPPPPGTPGSNRCCDTGRTIYTDPVSGQTLCSCQYDMLSYQRLAAAGGLVTGPGGVPIGVYPEGMSAYLSGIAAEQPPFYANPAGLDLKENLVAGGAPWPYPSVYHPYDAAFGYPFNSYGVDLNGARRKNATRETTSTLKAWLNEHKKNPYPTKGEKIMLAIITKMTLTQVSTWFANARRRLKKENKMTWEPRNRVDEDDANIDDDDHKSTDDNDLLDAKDSGLGSNDDKDRSNRLGDLSDRPGESNNSEWSGSRPGSPNGSPDLYDRPMGMPGGGHPLFHPAALHHHFRPPAGSPPDIAAYHHHQQQLLQQHQQAQHNSLQAASGAGGLGGVSTSASLAAKPRIWSLADMASKDGKDSSAKDSPPGGIGLPGSGGLGELPPTHPALYGHPAQHASPGKILSPLAARIPNYSPYVRPDLYRGFYNPAGLTGPSQEFLEHQRNFNASLAAHNGLSMNPLLWKAAVTGGTPFAPLSLTTTGSHHTPQHVPPPAGASPSASSTSSSIGCDVVQPPTSMSLSQSHHMGPISGNSTSSSNSSNSGKLSPGKP from the exons AACGCCGTTTCAACTCGACCGACTGCATCGCCCACAGCCGCCACCGCACAACCCGTCGCGCCGATCCAACAGCACCCCACCAACCTTAGCACCAACGCAACGCACAACGTAGCcaccgctgctgctgccaacGCGCCGCAACCCACACTCACCGCTTCGGTTGCGTCCGCtgttgccgctgccgctgccgccgccgctgctgctgcagcagctGCAGCTGGCGCTGTGCCACCAACAAGCACaagcataaataataacaacaacaacagtcacaTTAACAGCAACGTCGTGCCTTTAACCAAGGGCATTACGTCCACAGTAGCAACGCCGCTAACAATCACatccgccgccgccgccgctgcagctgctgctgctgccgccgcacATCATCATCATAACAACAGCGTCAATAGCAGTCCAATGGCCGTAACATCGTCAGTACCGCCGGGCGCGCGCTCCATATCGCCATGCTCAGCAGCTGCCACACCCTACGGCAGTAGTAGTATACCAGGTGGCGCGAGTCTTAGCGCGAGTGGACCCGGTAGTGGTGTAACGGTTTCGGTAATTGGTCCACCGGGCAGTGGGCCGCCAGGTCTGCCACCCAGTTTGGCGGGCGGTCCACCAGGTGCGCCTGGTGGTGTACCACCGCCGCCGGGTACGCCGGGCTCAAATCGTTGCTGTGATACTGGACGCACAATCTACACGGATCCCGTTAGCGGTCAAACGCTGTGCTCATGTCAATATGATATGCTCAGCTACCAGCGGTTAGCGGCCGCCGGCGGACTTGTCACGGGTCCTGGAGGTGTGCCGATAGGCGTCTATCCCGAAGGCATGTCTGCGTATCTATCGGGCATAGCGGCCGAACAGCCGCCGTTCTATGCGAATCCG GCTGGTTTGGATTTGAAAGAGAATTTGGTAGCTGGCGGTGCGCCATGGCCATATCCATCGGTTTATCATCCCTACGATGCAGCGTTCGGCTATCCATTTAATAG TTATGGTGTCGACTTGAATGGAGCGCGTCGCAAGAATGCCACCCGCGAGACCACCTCAACATTGAAAGCCTGGCTGAATGAACATAAGAAGAACCCTTACCCCACGAAGGGGGAGAAAATCATGTTGGCAATTATAACGAAAATGACGTTGACGCAGGTGTCGACATGGTTCGCGAATGCGAGAAGAAGACTgaaaaaagagaataaaatgACGTGGGAGCCGAGAAATCGCGTCGACGAGGATGATGCAAATATCGATGATGACGATCATAAGAGCACCGATGATAATGATTTGCTAG ATGCCAAAGACTCTGGTTTGGGCTCGAACGATGACAAAGATCGCTCGAATCGTTTGGGCGACTTGAGTGACCGTCCCGGTGAGAGCAACAATAGCGAATGGTCTGGTTCGCGTCCTGGCTCACCAAATGGCTCACCCGACCTTTATGATCGCCCCATGGGCATGCCTGGTGGCGGTCATCCACTCTTTCATCCCGCCGCGTTACATCACCACTTCCGCCCACCAGCCGGTTCACCACCCGACATCGCTGCCTACCATCACCATCAACAACAGCTGTTGCAGCAACATCAGCAAGCTCAACATAATTCTTTACAAGCGGCTAGCGGTGCAGGTGGTCTTGGCGGTGTCAGTACCAGCGCCAGTTTAGCAGCGAAACCACGCATATGGTCGCTAGCGGATATGGCATCCAAGGATGGTAAAGACTCATCCGCGAAAGATAGTCCACCCGGCGGTATAGGTTTGCCCGGTAGCGGCGGACTTGGCGAATTACCACCCACACATCCCGCACTCTATGGCCATCCCGCGCAACATGCCTCACCCGGTAAGATTTTGTCACCGCTGGCGGCGCGCATACCAAATTATTCACCTTATGTGCGGCCCGATCTGTATCGCGGTTTTTACAACCCCGCCGGTCTTACGGGACCCTCTCAGGAATTTCTCGAGCATCAGCGTAATTTCAACGCCAGCCTAGCAGCACACAATGGACTCAGCATGAATCCGCTGCTATGGAAGGCCGCCGTTACTGGTGGCACACCCTTCGCGCCACTCAGCCTCACCACAACGGGCAGTCATCATACGCCACAACATGTGCCACCACCAGCGGGCGCCTCACCATCAGCCTCCAGCACATCCTCATCGATTGGTTGCGATGTTGTGCAGCCACCCACCTCGATGAGTCTCTCACAATCACATCATATGGGTCCCATCTCCGGCAATTCCACATCCTCATCGAACTCCTCCAATTCGGGTAAATTGTCGCCGGGCAAACCATGA
- the LOC105221036 gene encoding homeobox protein caupolican isoform X2, giving the protein MTVHSNDSGVCLVMNAVSTRPTASPTAATAQPVAPIQQHPTNLSTNATHNVATAAAANAPQPTLTASVASAVAAAAAAAAAAAAAAAGAVPPTSTSINNNNNNSHINSNVVPLTKGITSTVATPLTITSAAAAAAAAAAAAAHHHHNNSVNSSPMAVTSSVPPGARSISPCSAAATPYGSSSIPGGASLSASGPGSGVTVSVIGPPGSGPPGLPPSLAGGPPGAPGGVPPPPGTPGSNRCCDTGRTIYTDPVSGQTLCSCQYDMLSYQRLAAAGGLVTGPGGVPIGVYPEGMSAYLSGIAAEQPPFYANPAGLDLKENLVAGGAPWPYPSVYHPYDAAFGYPFNSYGVDLNGARRKNATRETTSTLKAWLNEHKKNPYPTKGEKIMLAIITKMTLTQVSTWFANARRRLKKENKMTWEPRNRVDEDDANIDDDDHKSTDDNDLLDAKDSGLGSNDDKDRSNRLGDLSDRPGESNNSEWSGSRPGSPNGSPDLYDRPMGMPGGGHPLFHPAALHHHFRPPAGSPPDIAAYHHHQQQLLQQHQQAQHNSLQAASGAGGLGGVSTSASLAAKPRIWSLADMASKDGKDSSAKDSPPGGIGLPGSGGLGELPPTHPALYGHPAQHASPGKILSPLAARIPNYSPYVRPDLYRGFYNPAGLTGPSQEFLEHQRNFNASLAAHNGLSMNPLLWKAAVTGGTPFAPLSLTTTGSHHTPQHVPPPAGASPSASSTSSSIGCDVVQPPTSMSLSQSHHMGPISGNSTSSSNSSNSGKLSPGKP; this is encoded by the exons ATGACAGTGCACAGTAATGACAGTGGTGTGTGTTTAGTAATG AACGCCGTTTCAACTCGACCGACTGCATCGCCCACAGCCGCCACCGCACAACCCGTCGCGCCGATCCAACAGCACCCCACCAACCTTAGCACCAACGCAACGCACAACGTAGCcaccgctgctgctgccaacGCGCCGCAACCCACACTCACCGCTTCGGTTGCGTCCGCtgttgccgctgccgctgccgccgccgctgctgctgcagcagctGCAGCTGGCGCTGTGCCACCAACAAGCACaagcataaataataacaacaacaacagtcacaTTAACAGCAACGTCGTGCCTTTAACCAAGGGCATTACGTCCACAGTAGCAACGCCGCTAACAATCACatccgccgccgccgccgctgcagctgctgctgctgccgccgcacATCATCATCATAACAACAGCGTCAATAGCAGTCCAATGGCCGTAACATCGTCAGTACCGCCGGGCGCGCGCTCCATATCGCCATGCTCAGCAGCTGCCACACCCTACGGCAGTAGTAGTATACCAGGTGGCGCGAGTCTTAGCGCGAGTGGACCCGGTAGTGGTGTAACGGTTTCGGTAATTGGTCCACCGGGCAGTGGGCCGCCAGGTCTGCCACCCAGTTTGGCGGGCGGTCCACCAGGTGCGCCTGGTGGTGTACCACCGCCGCCGGGTACGCCGGGCTCAAATCGTTGCTGTGATACTGGACGCACAATCTACACGGATCCCGTTAGCGGTCAAACGCTGTGCTCATGTCAATATGATATGCTCAGCTACCAGCGGTTAGCGGCCGCCGGCGGACTTGTCACGGGTCCTGGAGGTGTGCCGATAGGCGTCTATCCCGAAGGCATGTCTGCGTATCTATCGGGCATAGCGGCCGAACAGCCGCCGTTCTATGCGAATCCG GCTGGTTTGGATTTGAAAGAGAATTTGGTAGCTGGCGGTGCGCCATGGCCATATCCATCGGTTTATCATCCCTACGATGCAGCGTTCGGCTATCCATTTAATAG TTATGGTGTCGACTTGAATGGAGCGCGTCGCAAGAATGCCACCCGCGAGACCACCTCAACATTGAAAGCCTGGCTGAATGAACATAAGAAGAACCCTTACCCCACGAAGGGGGAGAAAATCATGTTGGCAATTATAACGAAAATGACGTTGACGCAGGTGTCGACATGGTTCGCGAATGCGAGAAGAAGACTgaaaaaagagaataaaatgACGTGGGAGCCGAGAAATCGCGTCGACGAGGATGATGCAAATATCGATGATGACGATCATAAGAGCACCGATGATAATGATTTGCTAG ATGCCAAAGACTCTGGTTTGGGCTCGAACGATGACAAAGATCGCTCGAATCGTTTGGGCGACTTGAGTGACCGTCCCGGTGAGAGCAACAATAGCGAATGGTCTGGTTCGCGTCCTGGCTCACCAAATGGCTCACCCGACCTTTATGATCGCCCCATGGGCATGCCTGGTGGCGGTCATCCACTCTTTCATCCCGCCGCGTTACATCACCACTTCCGCCCACCAGCCGGTTCACCACCCGACATCGCTGCCTACCATCACCATCAACAACAGCTGTTGCAGCAACATCAGCAAGCTCAACATAATTCTTTACAAGCGGCTAGCGGTGCAGGTGGTCTTGGCGGTGTCAGTACCAGCGCCAGTTTAGCAGCGAAACCACGCATATGGTCGCTAGCGGATATGGCATCCAAGGATGGTAAAGACTCATCCGCGAAAGATAGTCCACCCGGCGGTATAGGTTTGCCCGGTAGCGGCGGACTTGGCGAATTACCACCCACACATCCCGCACTCTATGGCCATCCCGCGCAACATGCCTCACCCGGTAAGATTTTGTCACCGCTGGCGGCGCGCATACCAAATTATTCACCTTATGTGCGGCCCGATCTGTATCGCGGTTTTTACAACCCCGCCGGTCTTACGGGACCCTCTCAGGAATTTCTCGAGCATCAGCGTAATTTCAACGCCAGCCTAGCAGCACACAATGGACTCAGCATGAATCCGCTGCTATGGAAGGCCGCCGTTACTGGTGGCACACCCTTCGCGCCACTCAGCCTCACCACAACGGGCAGTCATCATACGCCACAACATGTGCCACCACCAGCGGGCGCCTCACCATCAGCCTCCAGCACATCCTCATCGATTGGTTGCGATGTTGTGCAGCCACCCACCTCGATGAGTCTCTCACAATCACATCATATGGGTCCCATCTCCGGCAATTCCACATCCTCATCGAACTCCTCCAATTCGGGTAAATTGTCGCCGGGCAAACCATGA